The following are from one region of the Vitis riparia cultivar Riparia Gloire de Montpellier isolate 1030 chromosome 14, EGFV_Vit.rip_1.0, whole genome shotgun sequence genome:
- the LOC117930553 gene encoding uncharacterized protein LOC117930553 — MYARLGPQTPYKSRPRVTIPLEAYSEPSSSPVLRRRAAHPPAVQGGKPPSRTAPLGSISRRLDDMLSTPFSSRIVKYEPPRGFIVPKFSAYDGSSDPFDHIMHYRQLMTLDMGNDMLLCKVFPASLKGQALSWFHRLPPDIIRISAPSKTSKCKKNETLREFVKRFGQAVLQVESCSMDAILQIFKRSICPGTPFFESLAKKPPTTMDELFRRANKYSMLEDDIRAAVQPVLVTGQTTKNEATRSFKTPNHPGTSNWRWPVPIRSNPSERDRNKRCEYHKDHGHTTEACISLRYMVEDLLKAGHLKQYIRPTPQGEESPHNRGPRAPAAPVRTMINDIYGGPMDDEYNSKRKRQRLLRAATVREHVSSIRPGLAAGSTPPIDGTIVFPTIDPTRVLQLHRDALVLTVGVGDYDVKRILIDPGSSADLLQVAVIKRMGFEPSSLENPGKTLSGFNGSSTTSLGDVILPVYAGPVILNVLFSVVEDLSPFNAILGRTWLHGMKAIPSTYHQRVSFITRDGQVNLHGSQLAARQCYQIAREAGPSTNSEHSSKEATASDQ, encoded by the exons ATGTATGCGCGTCTAGGACCTCAAACACCCTACAAAAGCAGGCCTCGCGTCACCATACCACTGGAGGCATACTCTGAGCCCTCGAGCTCACCTGTTCTACGAAGACGTGCTGCTCACCCACCAGCGGTGCAGGGTGGTAAACCTCCCTCGCGTACAGCCCCTCTGGGCTCTATCAGTAGGCGtctggatgacatgctctccacaccTTTCAGCTCTCGTATCGTTAAATATGAACCCCCGCGAGGGTTCATCGTCCCGAAATTCTCCGCATATGATGGATCCAGTGATCCCTTTGATCATATAATGCATTATCGGCAGCTCATGACCCTTGACATGGGGAATGATATGCTATTGTGCAAGGTTTTCCCAGCCAGTCTCAAAGGCCAGGCTCTTTCATGGTTCCACCGACTGCCC CCAGACATAATCAGAATATCAGCACCCTCCAAAACctcaaaatgcaagaaaaatgaaactttgAGAGAGTTCGTTAAGCGTTTCGGGCAAGCTGTTCTACAAGTCGAATCGTGCAGCATGGACGCAATCCTCCAAATTTTTAAGCGGAGTATATGCCCAGGGACCCCCTTCTTCGAGTCCCTCGCTAAAAAACCTCCCACAACCATGGACGAGTTATTCCGACGTGCGAATAAATACTCCATGCTAGAGGACGACATCCGTGCCGCTGTACAGCCGGTCCTGGTGACTGGCCAAACCACTAAAAACGAAGCCACCAGAAGCTTCAAAACACCCAACCATCCTGGAACATCCAACTGGAG ATGGCCGGTGCCAATACGATCTAACCCTTCAGAAAGGGACCGCAACAAAAGATGCGAATACCACAAAGATCATGGGCACACGACTGAAGCATGTATAAGCCTCCGTTATATGGTGGAGGATCTTCTGAAGGCAGGTCACTTGAAACAATATATTCGACCAACCCCTCAAGGTGAAGAATCTCCCCATAATCGAGGCCCACGCGCCCCAGCAGCTCCTGTTAGGACAATGATCAACGACATATACGGAGGACCCATGGATGACGAATACAAttccaaaaggaaaagacaGAGACTGTTGCGAGCAGCCACGGTTCGGGAACACGTGAGCTCCATCCGACCAGGGTTAGCCGCTGGGAGCACCCCTCCCATAGATGGAACCATTGTCTTCCCCACTATAGATCCAACCCGAGTGCTGCAACTGCACCGAGATGCTCTCGTCTTAACAGTAGGGGTGGGAGACTACGACGTGAAAAGAATCCTAATCGACCCAGGCAGCTCTGCAGACTTGTTGCAGGTGGCAGTCATCAAACGAATGGGCTTCGAACCCTCCAGCTTAGAAAATCCCGGAAAAACCTTGTCCGGATTTAATGGTTCCTCCACAACTTCACTCGGAGATGTAATACTGCCGGTTTATGCTGGGCCCGTCATCCTAAACGTTCTATTTTCTGTGGTTGAAGATTTATCTCCTTTTAATGCCATCTTGGGGCGTACGTGGTTACATGGGATGAAAGCCATTCCATCCACATATCATCAAAGGGTCAGTTTCATTACCCGCGATGGGCAAGTTAATCTCCACGGAAGCCAGCTTGCTGCTCGACAATGTTATCAGATTGCTCGCGAAGCTGGACCCAGCACCAACAGCGAGCATTCCTCCAAAGAAGCAACTGCTTCTGACCAATAG
- the LOC117930552 gene encoding uncharacterized protein LOC117930552, which yields MKLNPAKCAFGVSSGKFLGFMVTQRGIEINPDQVKAVANMLAPTNKKQLQRLTGKLVALGRFIARFTDKMKPFFLALRDINKSGWTQNCQNAFEEIKRYLSQPPILSSPQPGERLYLYLAVTDWAVSAVLLRSLSPREQKPVYFISKALADAETRYSRMEQTALALRTAAQKLRPYFQAHPITVLTNQPLRNILHKPDITGRMLRWAIKLSEYGIGYQPRLSLKGQIMADFITELPEASTPDKESTPDNWWFLYVDGASRLSGSGVGLLLKTPTGERLEQSIRLNFPASNNEAEYEAILSGLNLAITLNASKLKIHSDSQLVVGQILKEYEAKDERMTKYSLKVQESLNRLEEWIIEKIPRGDNAQADALAGIAASFPVKESTMLPIYVQITPVIAESHVCNVSPKENDWAVNIRVYLQTGALPENPKHAHKIRVQASRFTLIGGDLYRRSFGGPYLKCLIQPDIQYVLSELHEGVCGNHSRGRTLAHRAHSQGYYWPTMR from the coding sequence ATGAAGCTCAACCCAGCCAAATGCGCGTTCGGAGTAAGCTCAGGAAAGTTCCTAGGGTTCATGGTCACCCAAAGAGGAATCGAAATCAATCCAGATCAAGTGAAAGCAGTCGCCAACATGCTTGCACCAACAAACAAGAAGCAGCTACAACGCCTTACTGGCAAACTCGTTGCTCTCGGACGCTTCATAGCTCGATTCACAGACAAGATGAAGCCCTTCTTCCTGGCACTCAGAGATATTAACAAATCTGGATGGACGCAGAACTGCCAGAATGCTTTTGAAGAAATTAAGCGGTATCTTTCTCAACCCCCCATTCTGAGCAGTCCACAACCTGGGGAAAGACTATATCTGTATTTAGCAGTTACTGATTGGGCTGTGAGCGCAGTCCTGCTCCGTTCCTTGTCGCCTCGAGAACAAAAGCCAGTATATTTCATCAGCAAAGCACTTGCCGATGCAGAAACAAGATATTCAAGGATGGAACAAACTGCTCTAGCACTGCGCACAGCCGCTCAGAAGCTGCGTCCCTATTTCCAAGCTCACCCCATAACCGTTCTCACCAATCAACCTCTCAGGAATATCCTTCATAAACCCGACATAACAGGCAGGATGCTGCGGTGGGCGATAAAATTGAGCGAATATGGAATAGGATATCAACCCAGGTTATCTCTGAAAGGGCAAATCATGGCAGACTTTATAACAGAATTGCCCGAAGCAAGCACCCCGGATAAAGAATCAACTCCAGATAATTGGTGGTTTCTGTATGTTGATGGAGCCTCCCGCTTGTCCGGATCAGGGGTTGGACTCCTTCTCAAAACGCCAACCGGAGAACGATTAGAGCAATCCATCCGTCTGAATTTTCCCGCCTCAAACAATGAGGCTGAATATGAGGCCATCCTATCCGGATTAAACCTTGCAATCACTTTGAACGCCTCAAAGCTCAAAATCCACAGCGACTCTCAGCTCGTCGTGGGACAAATACTAAAAGAATACGAGGCTAAGGATGAGCGCATGACTAAATACTCATTAAAAGTACAAGAGTCACTCAACCGGCTGGAAGAATGGATCATCGAGAAAATACCAAGGGGAGATAATGCGCAGGCTGACGCTTTGGCAGGAATAGCTGCATCATTTCCTGTAAAAGAGTCAACAATGCTGCCGATATATGTTCAAATTACTCCCGTCATTGCTGAATCACACGTCTGCAACGTGAGCCCAAAGGAAAATGACTGGGCTGTCAACATCAGAGTTTACTTACAAACGGGGGCGCTACCTGAAAATCCCAAACACGCCCACAAAATCCGGGTACAAGCGTCTCGCTTCACCCTAATCGGAGGTGATCTCTACAGACGATCCTTCGGAGGTCCATACCTTAAGTGCTTAATCCAACCGGATATTCAATATGTTCTATCCGAACTGCACGAAGGCGTCTGCGGGAACCACTCAAGGGGCAGAACCCTAGCGCACCGGGCGCATTCACAAGGATATTATTGGCCTACAATGAGGTAG